The following proteins are encoded in a genomic region of Bradyrhizobium sp. SK17:
- a CDS encoding TIGR00645 family protein: protein MAEDPAAHRSDPTLKRVERRFESLLFNSRWLMAPFYFGLVISLAALLFKFCMELWHFILHVPQAKESDIILGVLALIDISLTGNLILIVVFSGYENFVSKIDPEGHPDWPDWMTKVDFGGLKQKLLASIVAISAIQVLKAFMNIDTAFDPSKLAWLVGVHLVFVVSAFMLAISDRWSGGHHGGE from the coding sequence ATGGCGGAAGATCCGGCGGCTCATCGGTCCGATCCGACGCTGAAGCGCGTTGAACGACGTTTCGAGAGCCTGCTGTTCAACAGCCGCTGGCTGATGGCGCCGTTCTATTTCGGCCTCGTCATCAGCCTCGCGGCATTGCTGTTCAAGTTCTGCATGGAGCTGTGGCACTTCATCCTGCATGTGCCGCAGGCCAAGGAATCCGACATCATCCTCGGCGTGCTCGCGCTGATCGACATCTCGCTGACCGGCAATCTGATCCTGATCGTGGTGTTTTCCGGCTACGAGAATTTCGTGTCGAAGATCGATCCGGAGGGGCACCCGGACTGGCCGGACTGGATGACCAAGGTTGATTTCGGCGGCCTGAAGCAGAAGCTGCTGGCGTCGATCGTCGCGATCTCGGCCATTCAGGTACTGAAAGCCTTCATGAACATCGATACGGCGTTCGATCCCAGCAAGCTCGCCTGGCTGGTCGGCGTGCACCTGGTGTTCGTGGTGTCGGCCTTCATGCTCGCGATCTCCGATCGCTGGAGCGGCGGCCACCACGGCGGCGAGTAG
- a CDS encoding carbonic anhydrase, giving the protein MKFFPKQLIDGYRTFATQRLPTEQSRYRDLSERGQFPETMVIGCCDSRVSPEVIFDAGPGELFVVRNIANLVPVYQPDGNAHGVSAALEYAVTVLKVKNIVVLGHAQCGGIRAFIDKIKPLTPGDFIGKWMQMFIKPGEVVEQREHESMQDFVTRIEKAAVFRSLENLMTFPFVRERVESGEMQLHGAYFGVAEGSLFVLDRVAKEFISVNDAMKSE; this is encoded by the coding sequence ATGAAATTCTTTCCGAAGCAATTGATCGACGGCTACCGGACTTTCGCGACCCAGCGGCTGCCGACTGAACAGTCGCGATACCGCGATCTGTCGGAACGCGGCCAGTTCCCCGAGACCATGGTGATCGGCTGCTGCGATTCCCGCGTCTCACCGGAAGTGATCTTCGATGCCGGCCCCGGCGAGCTGTTCGTGGTGCGGAACATCGCCAACCTGGTTCCGGTCTATCAGCCCGACGGCAACGCGCACGGCGTCTCGGCCGCGCTGGAATATGCCGTGACCGTGCTGAAGGTGAAGAATATCGTGGTGCTGGGCCATGCCCAGTGCGGCGGCATCCGCGCCTTCATCGACAAGATCAAGCCGCTGACGCCCGGCGACTTCATCGGCAAATGGATGCAGATGTTCATCAAGCCGGGTGAGGTCGTCGAGCAGCGCGAGCACGAGAGCATGCAGGACTTCGTCACCCGCATCGAAAAGGCCGCGGTGTTCCGCTCGCTGGAGAATTTGATGACCTTCCCGTTCGTCCGCGAACGGGTGGAGAGCGGCGAGATGCAGCTGCACGGTGCCTATTTCGGCGTCGCCGAGGGCTCGCTGTTCGTGCTCGACCGGGTCGCCAAGGAATTCATCAGCGTCAACGATGCGATGAAAAGCGAATAG
- a CDS encoding CoA ester lyase: MTRPRRSLLFMPGSNARALEKAPTLAADGIILDLEDSVAPDAKAVAREQIAKAVAAKGFGKREVLIRINALDTPWWVDDIGMAGKAQPDGILVPKISTVDDLNAVADRLSDINAPASIRVWAMIETSRAVLDADKLAAASKDSEIRLAGFVFGPNDISRETRIRMKPGRAAMIPMITHCILATRAHGLEILDGPYGDIGNVDGFADECAQGRDLGFDGKTLIHPSHIEACNAIFTPPEAEVAEARKIIAAFEKPENASRGAIQLDGRMVERLHAEMARRTIAIADAIAAMGH; this comes from the coding sequence ATGACCCGTCCGCGCCGCAGCCTGTTGTTCATGCCGGGATCGAATGCTCGGGCGCTGGAAAAGGCTCCTACGCTCGCCGCGGACGGCATCATCCTCGATCTGGAGGATTCGGTCGCTCCCGACGCCAAGGCGGTGGCCCGCGAGCAGATCGCCAAGGCGGTCGCCGCCAAGGGGTTTGGCAAGCGCGAGGTCCTGATCCGCATCAACGCGCTCGACACCCCCTGGTGGGTCGACGACATCGGCATGGCCGGCAAGGCGCAGCCGGACGGCATCTTGGTTCCGAAGATCTCCACCGTCGACGATCTCAACGCGGTCGCCGACCGCCTGAGCGACATCAATGCGCCTGCTTCGATCCGGGTCTGGGCGATGATCGAGACCTCGCGCGCCGTGCTGGATGCCGACAAGCTCGCCGCGGCGTCGAAGGATTCCGAAATCCGGCTCGCCGGCTTCGTGTTCGGGCCGAACGACATCTCGCGTGAAACCCGGATCCGGATGAAGCCGGGCCGCGCGGCGATGATCCCGATGATCACCCATTGCATCCTGGCGACCCGCGCGCACGGGCTCGAGATCCTCGACGGCCCCTATGGCGACATCGGCAATGTCGACGGCTTTGCCGACGAATGCGCGCAGGGTCGCGATCTCGGCTTCGACGGCAAGACGCTGATCCATCCGAGTCACATCGAGGCCTGCAACGCGATCTTCACGCCGCCGGAGGCCGAGGTCGCCGAGGCGCGCAAGATCATTGCCGCATTCGAAAAGCCGGAGAACGCCTCGCGTGGCGCGATCCAGCTCGACGGCCGCATGGTGGAGCGCCTGCACGCCGAGATGGCGAGGCGCACGATCGCGATCGCGGACGCGATCGCCGCGATGGGGCATTAG